In Cicer arietinum cultivar CDC Frontier isolate Library 1 chromosome 1, Cicar.CDCFrontier_v2.0, whole genome shotgun sequence, one DNA window encodes the following:
- the LOC140918962 gene encoding uncharacterized protein → MFVSYIGAVVRQNVPITIDNWRDKALKDAKDIIWNDIQTTFVLDEERKSYVLRVAGKIHRGFRSHLSNFYLKDREGNTNAEPPKIYQHYISKDEWSAFVSKRSDPAFVNISTANRERASNPKHPYKKSRMGYARLEQQIVSN, encoded by the exons atgtttgtaagctacattggggctgttgttcgtcaaaatgtcccaataacaatagacaactggagagataaggcgttgaaggatgccaaagatatcatctggaatgacattcaa accacttttgttcttgatgaggaacgaaagtcatatgttttgagagttgctgggaaaatccatcgtggatttagatcccatctctcaaatttctatctaaaagatagagaaggaaacacaaatgctgaacctccaaagatatatcaacattatatatcaaaggatgaatggagtgcatttgtttccaaacgttctgacccggcgtttgtc aatattagtacggcaaatcgcgaacgggcaagcaacccaaaacacccatacaagaaatcacgtatgggatatgcacgccttgaacaacaaattgtaagtaattaa